A genomic segment from Diadema setosum chromosome 11, eeDiaSeto1, whole genome shotgun sequence encodes:
- the LOC140234573 gene encoding COMM domain-containing protein 5-like, whose protein sequence is MALRAGTAGGLSGDRTLFVGAKVPQEIKAMVKLLKSTDKSTFRELLKAAVSSFEGVAVGEDFFPNLTNECGQSCESLAVVFSGILSLLRAAYRQPQTSLKKEVFKADLTELKIPQDFVADLASAVYGPKRTAVEDALNKGHSRFPRLDNFRWRVDVAISTSALSRSLEPTIMAEMSLSDGSKHTFELPVSKFHELRYNVASLVKEMEDLEKKNILKIQD, encoded by the exons ATGGCGCTTCGTGCTGGAACTGCGGGCGGCTTAAGTGGTGATAGAACTCTCTTTGTCGGAGCTAAAGTACCGCAAGAAATCAAGGCCATGGTGAAATTATTGAAAAGTACAGATAAGTCAACGTTTCGAGAACTATTAAAAG CTGCTGTGTCTTCATTTGAGGGCGTTGCAGTTGGAGAGGACTTCTTCCCAAATTTGACCAATGAGTGTGGCCAGTCTTGTGAGTCTCTTGCTGTTGTCTTTTCGGGCATTCTGTCACTCTTACGAGCTGCATACAGACAGCCCCAGACATCTTTGAAAAAAGAG GTTTTCAAAGCTGATTTAACAGAACTCAA GATCCCTCAGGACTTTGTAGCAGATTTAGCAAGTGCAGTTTATGGACCAAA GAGGACAGCTGTAGAGGATGCACTGAACAAGGGACATTCCCGCTTCCCCAGACTTGATAACTTCAGATGGCGGGTGGATGTTGCTATCTCCACAAG TGCTCTGAGCAGATCACTAGAACCAACCATCATGGCAGAAATGAGTCTAAGTGATGGCAGTAAACACACATTCGAG TTGCCAGTCTCAAAGTTCCATGAGCTGAGATACAATGTTGCATCGCTGGTCAAAGAAATGGAGGACCTCGAAAAGAAGAACATCCTCAAAATCCAGGACTGA